A part of Bacillus marinisedimentorum genomic DNA contains:
- the trpA gene encoding tryptophan synthase subunit alpha: MKKSDLFIPFIMAGDPAADTTIEIAHSLEEAGADLLELGIPYSDPLADGPVIQEAANRALAGGMTLRKAIDLVPLMRQKGLSIPVVIFTYYNPVLQLGEERFIQLLKEKGANGLLVPDLPFEESGTLRKLAKEAGLEYISLVAPNSNDRIQKIASQAEGFLYCVSSLGVTGERSGLNEDVGAFLEIAKKHSRVPVAVGFGVSSPDQVKMLNRHCDGVIIGSKIVKMIKERSAALQNPELKEEALASFREDIKQLLGRK, from the coding sequence ATGAAAAAATCGGATTTGTTCATCCCGTTTATCATGGCAGGTGACCCGGCGGCGGACACGACCATTGAGATAGCACACTCGCTCGAGGAGGCAGGGGCAGATCTTCTTGAATTGGGCATTCCTTATTCAGATCCCCTTGCCGACGGTCCTGTCATTCAGGAAGCCGCCAACCGGGCTCTGGCAGGGGGCATGACCCTGCGCAAAGCAATTGATCTTGTCCCGCTAATGAGGCAAAAGGGTCTTTCCATTCCGGTTGTCATTTTCACATATTACAATCCGGTTCTACAGCTGGGAGAAGAGCGGTTCATTCAGCTGTTGAAAGAAAAGGGTGCAAACGGCCTGCTTGTGCCTGATCTCCCTTTCGAAGAAAGCGGGACGTTAAGGAAGCTTGCAAAGGAAGCGGGACTAGAGTACATTTCGCTCGTTGCACCGAACTCCAACGATCGGATTCAAAAAATAGCATCACAGGCGGAAGGGTTTCTGTACTGTGTTTCTTCACTCGGTGTAACAGGGGAACGGTCGGGATTGAATGAAGATGTCGGCGCTTTTCTCGAAATTGCAAAAAAACATAGCCGTGTCCCGGTCGCAGTCGGGTTTGGTGTATCAAGCCCTGACCAGGTAAAAATGCTGAATCGCCACTGTGATGGAGTCATTATCGGAAGCAAGATTGTGAAAATGATTAAAGAACGGTCAGCTGCTTTGCAAAATCCGGAATTAAAAGAAGAGGCGCTGGCATCATTCAGAGAAGATATCAAACAATTACTCGGACGAAAATGA